TTCTCCAGGGATTGACGCAGGCGCGGCCCATAATCCTTGACGATCTCGAGGTTGATGGCCACATGCTCATTCTCATGATCCAGGATGGTGCGAAACTCGCAACTGCCACGCGGGTATTCCCGCCCCACATAGACAGACAGACGATCCAGGCCAAACTTGGCATTCACCTCATCCAGATAGACACAGTAGCCACCGCCTGGGCGCGGCAACGAGCGTGTGGACGCAGACAACCCCAATGAAATTTCGGCGTAGGTCAAGCCGATGGCATTTTCATGGGCACGGCTGATGCGCTGCCCGCGCACCGTGTAGAGCTGACGTACATCTTGAATTGAGAGGTCTGTATTGTAGGTGGGCTCGATCAACTGAGTATCGAAACGCAATCGCACAGCGTTTGAATAAGGCTCACAGAGATCACCTTGGGCGCGCACGACTTGGGCGACAGCAGAACCAGCATGAAAGGCAAGCAAACAAACAAGAATGCGAAACAACATGCCTCAGATCGTAAACGCTGATCTCTGTTAAGCCTAGTACACAAAAAAGTCCTGAAACCATAAGGCTCCAGGACATAAAAAGCGGGCCCGAAACCTTGCGGCTTCGGGCCCAGGGATCCCCTCCCCTGTGACAGGATCCTAGAACTCTAAGTTGGTACGAATACCAAATGTCCGCTTCTGTTGCGGCACCAAGCCAATACCCTGAAGACTAAAGGACAGGTCGCCTTGTGACGAGAAATCGACGCCCCTTGAGCCGTTAACCCAGGAATCATCGTCGAACAGATTGCGCACGAACACTTCAACTCTCAAGCCCTCGCGCTGGACACCCAAAAAGGCATCAATCAGAAAGTAATCTTCGATGCTTGCTAGGTTCTCGAAATCAACCCATTGCTCGCCCATGTAAGAGACGTTGCCGCGGACGTACCAATTCCATTCATTGATGAGGATGTCTTCATACGTCGTCGTCAAGTTACCCATCCATTCAGGGTAGCGCGCCTGCTCAAGACCCTTGTAGTTGTTGGATGGATAGAACGGAGCTGACGTCGAACGGAACTCGCTCCACTCGTTTTGGTTCCAACTGGCATTGAACTGCATTGAGAGGTTCTCAGTCGCTTGCCACCCGCTCTCAAGTTCCAGGCCCCACAGCTTCTGCTTACCAGAAACGCTAACCCCTAAAGTGTTCGGGAACTGATTTGGCAGTCTGTCACGCAGGTTCGGGTCATCGGCATCACGCACATAGCGAACCTGAACACCTGACGGTAGATTTTTCCAAGTGTAGTAGTAGCCTGTTAGATTAAAGTTCAAAGTATTATCGAAAGCAGACTGCTTCCAGCCGATCTCCAACGCATCAAGTTTCTGAGACGGCGTAGACCCCTGCGATTCACCACTTGGGAACTGACGCGCCAACTGGTCACACTCAGAAATAGAGATAAATGTGCCTGGGTTTAGAGGATCTTCATAAGGTTGGAGGAATGTCTCGTCGGAACAAATCGCCACCAGACCGTTGGTAACTCCTGGCAAACTGCCGCGTGAGACTTGCGCGTAAACTGTGGTCTCGTCGGTAGGACGATAGGTCAGGATAAAACGCGGTGTCCACTGCTTATATGTTGCTGCAAAACCTTGGACAAATGATCCGGCACGAATTTCGGACGTACGTTCGTCCTCAAGATAGCGCACTTCAGCATCGAAAGTGAGTTCTTCAGTGATGTCGTAAGACACTGAACCGTACACACCCCAGACCTCTGCAAGATTACCGCCCGTGGCTGGCAAACCAAACAATCCGGGACCAACAGCGCAAGTGCCAAAGCAAGAATTAATTGCTAACCCGCCGGCACCCGACGTTACAAACTTCTGATTATAGTAGGTCGCTCCGCCCAACCAGCGAAGCCGTTCTTCGCCGGGCGAGGAAATACGTGCCTCGACTGAGTAATCTCGGCTGACTTGCGGATCGTTCGTGTACCAACTCTCAATCGGGGTCCGGTCAAAGTCGAGAATATAGTTAAGATCGGAGTCATTGTAGCCCCCGGTCATATTGAAGTTGTATCCGTCGGCAAACTCCCAATCGAGATTCAGAGATGTCCGGAAGGTTTTCCGCACCAGCCCCATATGATCGATAGATGGCGCACCTTCTACAAATGGAGGGCCATTTACAAACGTATCGATTAGATAGTCAGGACGAGCTGCAGGGGGCAAAAAACCGCCGTTAACACCGTCGAAAGCTGGACGAACAAGCGCGAAGAGTCCAGGTCTGAGACTCGTATTCAAGTCCACCGGCGGCGCACCCGTTTCTCCTACACCAGGGACCACACCGCAATAGTAAGCACCAAGAGTGAGTGTCGCAGGATTACCATCATCGTCAAGACGGTCACGGGTTTGCCCCAAACACGTCGGCGACAAGGTTTGCGCACGGAAAAACGCACTTACCGGATGACCATCGTCATCCTCTTGGTAAAAGACGCGCGCTTTAATTTTAATATCCTCATTAGGCTCCGCATAGATGACGCCGCTAATAGAATTAGATTCTTCTTCACCCAAGCCGCCTCCATCAGTTGCGGTATACTGGGCCCCACGTGCATACATACGCGCGGCAAGCTGAACCGCCATCTTGCCTTCCACGAGAGGTGCGCTTGCGATCGTGCTGAAATCGAATATTCCTCGCGTGGCTGCAGTCGCATCGATGACCATCTCATATTCTTCGAGGCTGGGTGTGCGCGTGATGTAGTTGATAGCACCCGCAAACGTGTTGCGGCCGAAGAACGCAGACTGTGGGCCTTTAATGATTTCAACGCGTTCAAGCTCGTTCAGGGGGAGCACGTTTGCACCACCCAGAGAATAAACACCGTCAACAAACAGTGAGACCGGTTGAATATGCGGAAGTGACCCGCCCGTCGCAACGCCGCGAATTCGAATCTGTGAATTAATGCGGCCACCGGTCCCGCTGGAAGCACGGGGGTCGAATGTAACACCACTAGTCTGCATCACGATGTCGCCAAGATCCCGGAACCCTTGCTCGCGGATATCTGCAGCGCTGAAGGCTGCGATTGATAACGGAATGTCCTGCAAGCGCTCTTCACGTTGCCGCGCTGTTACGACAATTTCTTCAACAGCGAGCTGCTGGGCTGACGCCGGTGAAACGACAGATTGCCCGCCGAGCATGGTGGTTGCGGCGACCGTGCCGAGCAGTAAGGTTCTGGCAGATATAAAACGCATTGATGTGTTCTCCCCCAAGAATGATAGCAGTAGTCTTCATGCAAACGTGAGGGAAGGAAAGCTTCATGAAACCGCAATCACAGAAATAACCCTAGTTTCTTTTTGTTTGTTGCAGATTTACAACGTGGCTCCGCTTCCACCGGGTGCACACTTAGGCTAAGACAAATGCGGTATGACCTTTCCCAGACTTCCCCTCGCTTCACAGCACACTTCGCAGCAGATAGGCATCGCCTAACATGATCAAAATTGCGACCTGGAACGTCAATTCCGTGAAAGCCCGTCTGCCAAACGTCTTGGCCTGGCTGAAGGACTTCGCCCCTGACGTGGTGCTGCTGCAGGAAATCAAAACTGTCGATGAAGCCTTCCCCCGCATGGAAATTGAAGACCTGGGCTACAACGTCGAAACCCACGGGCAGAAGACCTACAACGGCGTTGCGATCCTCTCAAAATCCCCCATCGAAGATGTATCCTGCGGCCTGCCGGGTGATGAGGAGGATGTTCAGGCGCGCTATATGGAAGGCACAGTGTATGGCTGGCTGCGCGTGGCCAGCATCTACCTGCCCAACGGAAATCCTATCAATACCGAGAAATTCCCGTACAAGCTGGGCTGGATGGATCGCCTGGTCACGCACGTCCAAAGCCGCTTGGAGACAGAAGAGGCGTATGTGTTTGGCGGCGATTACAACGTCATCCCTAAAGACGACGATGTTTATGATGCCGCCGCCTTCGCCAAGGATGCCCTGACCCAGCCAGAAAGCCGGGCGCGGTTTCAAGCCCTTAAACACCTTGGACTGACGGACGCCTTCAGGAGCTTCAATCATGCGCCGCATCAATATTCCTACTGGGATTACCAGCGTGGGGCCTGGCAAAAGAACAACGGCCTGCTGATTGATCACCTGCTGTTATCGCCCCAGGCCGCGGATCACCTGAAGGATGCCGGCATAGATAAAGACCCCCGGGGCAAGGAAAAAGCCTCGGATCATACGCCGGTCTGGTGTGTGCTCGACGAGAGCTAAAAAACTCATAAGGGGCCCCCTTGGGTCGAGGTTTTCCTAGAGGGCTCTCACTTTGGTTCGAGATTTTTCTAGAGGGCTCTCACTTTGGTTCGAGCCCATGCACACCCACATTTTTATTAATGTGCTTTGTTATAAATTAATAACAAGTAATTGATATATATTGTTTTATTTAATTTATAAATATTGAAATGGTGGACTATACGCCAATGGCGTATACTTGGGGTTAGAGGGGTTGTTTAAACGCGCCGGAGAACCGTTATGCGCCGTCCTGCATCGCCTCAAAAATCCCCTAAAACGCCGGACCCACAACTTGCCTTCATCACCTCAGCCATCCGCAAGGCCGACAAGATGCTGCATTGTTATCACCCCTTCCAGGTGAGACAGGTCCGGCAGTCTGTTGGCGGCAGCCAGCGGGAGTTCGCCACACGTTTTAGCCTCAGCCCGCGCACCCTGGCGAGCTGGGAAAGCGGACGGCGCGGCCCTGACCGGGCGGCCACGGCCCTGCTGAAAGTCATCGCCTATGCGCCGGAGGTGGTGGACGCGGCCCTGAAAGCCGACCCGGACCTGGTTGGCCGGGCTGCTGAGCAGGCTGAGCACCCTGAAAGCGATGAACGCGATTAAATCGCCGTAATCGTCGCACGCTTGAGATTGACGCCTAAGCGAACCACGTACAGAGTCTGAGAACGAGATCACAGTTCAGGACATGCCGCTATGCCAGCACCATCTATGCCAAAAAAGCCTCTCACGCGCCGGGCTTTCAGCGCCCTCACCGTTGCCGCAACGGCGGCAGCCGCTATAACAACGCGCCCTACCGCCTTGAAAGCACAAGAAAAAATGATGACGCGGCCAATCCCTTCGTCGGGCGAAGCCCTGCCGGTGATCGGCCTTGGCACGTCCAGCTCGTTTATTGTGGACCGCAGCGATGCCGAGGCCATGGCGCAACGCAAGGCGGTGATTCAAACCCTTCTGGACAACGGTGGCGCGCTGATTGACACCGCGCCCTCCTATCGCGGCTCCGAAGCCATTGTGGGCGATCTGGTGAAAGACCTGGGCGTACGGGACGCTGCGTTTCTGGCCACCAAAGTCCGGGTGGAAGGCGAGCAGGACGGTCTGGAGGAGCTGGAAGCCTCGTTTGATCTGCTGCACAGCGACAGCATCGACCTCATTCAGGTTCATAACCTGGTCGACACCGACCGCAAGCTCGGCACCATGCGGGAATGGCGCGCAGATGGCCGCTATAAGTACATCGGCATCACCCACTGGCGGCCCGAAGCCCAAGAGGCCCTTGTGCCTGTTATGGAGCAGGAAAAGATCGATTTCTGCCAGTTTCAGTACAACATCGAGGAACGCAGCGCGGAAAACCGCCTGCTGCCGATCGCCGCTGAGCTTGGCGTCGCCACCCTGATCAATGTGCCGTTTGGCCGGGGCAGCCTGTTTGAGCAGACAGCAGGCCGGGACATCCCGGACTGGGCCGCAGAGTTCGCCTCAAGCTGGGGACAGTTTTACCTGAAATTTATTCTGTCTCACCCCGCCGTCACCTGCATCATTCCGGCCACCAGCAAGCCCAAGCATATGGTCGACAACGCGGGCGCAGGCATGGGGCGCTTGCCCGATGCCAAAGAACGCCAGCGGATGATTGAGTACGTGGAGCGTATTTAAACGTTTAGAGCCTGTCGTCAGGACGCATGTTTGTCCCGACCATGCTCCCCCGCTGGCACAAGACGCTGGCACAAGCGGCCTAAACGTTAAGCCGCTGAATGCGGGTAATGAGACTATCGCTTTTGAAAAGAAAAAATAGCAGGCTTTTGAATTACGCCCGCATCAATGTTAATGGCTTTTCGGATGGTTCATTTTTTGCCAACTGGCAAGGTCGTCCATGACCGTTGGTAAATGGACAATGAGGGCCGCCGAGATGGCCCGCGATGTGCTTTCCCATCATGTTCAACCTGAAAAATAACTTTAAACGTAATACAATACGTATTACGTTTAAAGCATGGAATCAGCAATGTCGTTTGAATGGGATGCGGATAAAAACCGTGAAAACGTCACAAAGCACGGAGTTCGCTTTGAAGATGCTGTGAAAATTTTTGACGGTTTTACGGTCAATCACCTCGATGTTCGGTCTGAATATGGCGAAGACCGCGAAATTAGCATTGGGATGATTAGCGGCGTGGCCATCTTGGTTGTTGTTCACACAGACAGGAACGGCGTTTGCAGAATTATCTCTGCCCGCCCTGCAATTAAATCAGAAAGGAGAAGATATGAGCAAGCGATACGAGAAACCTTTGACACTTGAGCAGATAGCCAACGTGCCAGATAATCAAATAGACACAAGCGACATTCCCGAACTGGATGAAGCCTTTTGGGCTAATGCGAAGGTCACTCCACCCCGCACAAAACCGAACGTCAGCTTGCGGGTTGATGAGGCTGTCGTGGCCTATTTCAAAGCAGAAAATCCAAAGGGATATACGGCCCGAATGTCTGCTGTATTGGCGGCCTACGTTCAGGCACACCAGCCAAAATAATCAACTTTAAAATATTATTGTGGTGTCCATGGCTCAAAAACAATTTAAGGCGTGAACCTTTAGCGGCAGCATATCTTTTGAGTGCCTTCATTGTGGGGCGGGTTGTGCAGCCTTCCAGTTTGGCAATATAAGATTGGGATGTTCCCATTTTTTTGGCCACATCTTCTTGCGCCATGTCCTCATGAGCGCAGGCACGGGCCGCTTGCCCGATGCCAAAGAACGCCAGCGGATGATTGAGTACGTGGAGCGTATTTAAACGTTTAGAGCCTGTCGTCAGGACGCTAAATGGCAGGTGCCTTACTTCCGCAGGCCTTGCTTCCAGGTCATCTTTTTCTTGCAGTTGCTGCACACCCTTTCCCCGGCCCATTCACTCGGGAATGAGTCTTTACACACCAGGCAATCGCGGTTTTTTGGATTGTGTAAAGGGTCTATGGCAGGAGACCGTTTCGGCTTCGTGATGTAGCTCATGATTGTTTTTCCGCCGCGTCAGATAAGCGATGAAGATCCGCAAACACGCTTGCTATCAGCAAATTGCACTGAGGGGCTTGCACTTGCGCCAACTTCGCGTAGAGCTCCAGATGGTGTTTCACCTTACGCATTACGCTTTCCAGGGAGTCTGCTTGCGAATTCAGAAGGAGGCTTTCGAATTCATCTTCGCGTGTGCGATGCGTTGCCGCCCCTAATTCACAGTCAAGTTCATGTTCATTTTCATGATGACGCGCGCGGCGGCTTTTTATCGCGGCCCGATTGGAGTTAGAGCGGTAACTGTCGAGATCAATTGGAAAAAGCAAAACTTGAACCTTCTTTTAGACGTCAAACCATGCGTTCGGCTTTTGGACGGCAAAACGTGCTTTTAGATATCAATCCCGCGCTAAAACTTTGCCATTAGCCCTATCGGAGGTCGGCTATAACGGCGTATCTCGTTCCAACGCTGCGTCCAGATCCTGTGGTAAAATGATCAACGTCCGGCTCCTGCCTTTTTTAACAGTCCCGGTTGGAACATGAAGGCGGATCTCTGTTCGCCGATAAGCTGGAAAAGACATACCCAACAGAAGTTCTTCGTCGGTTTCTACATCGTACGTGCCGGCCGGAAGCTCGTGTTTAGAGTCTCCCAGAAAAAAAGGACTTGCAAAGGTAACCGTCGTCTGAGTTGTGCGTGTCATCACAGGCCCTCGCGGACTGATCCAACGCTAGACTGAAGTGAAGAGACTCAAGACCAGCGTCGGATACTGGTGGGGCCAGCGGCTAGTCTTTTTTAGCCGGTGGCTTTTCTGGTTGTTTTGCTTCAGACGGTTTTGGAGCTGGTGCTTGGCCTGCAACAGAGGTTGGTTTTTTAGGACCATCACCTTGATCTGTCTTTTCAATAGAATCTTGTTTTGTGGAGAATGATTTGTAGGACATCAAATATCCTTAATATGTCACAGGAATAATCTCCTGCTGTTTATTACGTGGTGTCTCAATAGATGATAATCAATAGATCAGTGATTATTATAAATATAAGAAATTTTATTATCCTTATATATCAAGGTACTCGCTTTTTACTTGCAAAATACTATAATTTGTTTATACTCTAGAAAATTGAGGACCATTGCTAAGTGAATTCCTGGCCCTCCATAATGAAGACTTGCGCACCACACGCAGGGCTTGGTTAGAACGAGAACCAACGCTGCACTTGCACTTAGATTCTTGCAGCCCCCAGATCCTGCGCTGCAGTGGACCTGGCTTCCGCGCTACTGCTGATCCTGTGGAAACAACAGCAGCTGTAACCATGATCAGTTTGGATCGTTTTTATAAAACGCCGGTCATCTGGACTACTTGGCCAAAATACGAGCGCTCATTCAGCGCAAACCAACATAGAAATAGAGAGATTAAGTCTTATGACTTCACCCGCGCATAGCTTCAGAGCAACCTTCTTTATTCTGATATCCGGGCTATTTGTTGCAAACACCCTTGGGACCGCGCACGCGCAGCCTGCTGCAAACACAATCCCTGAGAATGCGGTTGAGAGAAGCTACGGACGCGGGTGGGACTGCAGTCCAGGTTTTAAAGCCAACGAAGAAAGCTGCGTTAAGGTTGTCGCCCCGGACAATGGGTATCTCACCGGTAGCCTCTCTGGCACACAATGGAACTGCCAGATTGGATATAAGAAAGCTCAAGACTCTTGCGTTTTCATCGACCTTCCGGACAACGCCTACCTCACAAACAAATCATACGACAACGGTTGGGAGTGCGGTCGCGGATATCGTAAGTCCGGTGACACTTGCGCTGCCATCGTATTGCCTGACAACGCCTACCTTACCAATGCCGCCTACGGCAGTGGCTGGAAATGTGAGCGAGGGTATAATGAAAATGCTGAGGGGTGTGCCGCGTTAACGCCCCCCGCCAACGCCACGCTGACCGGCACATCTTATGGGCGCGGTTGGGAGTGCATGCGCGGTTATCGCCGCACGGGAGAGTCCTGCGCGCCTATTGAGGTGCCGGCCAACGGCTATGCAACAGATACGTCATACGGCACTGGCTGGCAGTGTGATCGGGGCTATAAATCCAACAACGACAGTTGCGATGCCGTTATACTGCCTGCAAATGCCAATCTGGATTACTCAGGCAACAATTGGGAATGCAGCCCGCCGTACCTTCGGGAAAATGATCAATGCACCTTAACGCGTTAAGACCGCTAAATCAGAGAGCCTAAATATCCGCGTACATATGGGTTTCAGCCTTGCCGCCCGGATGCGTGACCGCACCGTCCTTGGCATCACCAACGGTTTGGGCGTATTTCCAGATCGCGCCCGACTGATAGTCATGGGCACGGGGCGCCCAGGCTGAGCGGCGTTTGGCCAACTCTTCCGGATCCACTTCCAGATCAATGATGCCTTCAACCGCGTCCAGGGTGATCATGTCGCCATCCTGAACCAAGGCGATGGGACCGCCAACTGCGGCTTCCGGCCCGACATGGCCGATACAGAACCCACGGGTTGCGCCAGAAAAGCGGCCATCGGTGATCAGGGCGACTTTGTCACCCATGCCCTGCCCGTACAACGCCGCCGTGGTGGACAGCATTTCGCGCATGCCCGGGCCACCGCGCGGGCCTTCATAGCGGATGATCAACACATCGCCTTCTTTGTATTCACCCTTTTCAACCGCCTTAAAGGCGTCTTCTTCACAGTCGAAGCAGCGCGCCGGACCCCGGAATTTCTGGTTTGCCATCCCCGCAACCTTAACAATAGCCCCATGAGGCGCCAGCGTGCCTTTCAGGCCCACCACGCCACCCGTGGCTGTGAGTGGGTTAGAGGTCGGGCGGATGACGTCCTGGTCTTCCGGGAATTTCACATCGGCCAGGTTCTCCGCCAGAGTTTTGCCACTGACGGTCATGCAATCGCCGTGCAGATAGCCGCCATCCAGTAGCGCCTTCAGCAGCACAGGCACACCGCCGATATCGTAGACATCCTTGGCCACATAGCGCCCGCCGGGCTTAAGATCGGCGATGTAAGGCGTTTTCTTGAAGATTTCGCAGACGTCATCCAGATCGAACTTGATGCCCGCCTCATGGGCGATGGCCGGAAGATGCAGCCCGGCATTGGTGGAACCGCCCGAGGCCGCGACCACAACAGCGGCGTTTTCCAGAGATTTGCGGGTCACGATATCGCGTGGGCGCAGGCCAGAGGCGATCAAGCGCATCACGGCCTTGCCGGACTCTTCGCCATAGTGATCGCGGGATTCATAAGGCGCAGGCGCTCCGGCCGAGCCGGGCAGCGCCAGGCCCATAGCTTCTGACACACAGGCCATGGTGTTGGCCGTAAACTGGCCACCACAGGAGCCCGCCGACGGACAGGCCACACATTCCAGCTCAAACAGGTCTTCGTCCGACATATTGCCCGCCGAGTGTTGGCCAACGGCCTCAAAAACATCGGCGACGGTGACGTCTTTGCCTTTAAACGTGCCGGGCAGGATGGAGCCGCCATACATAAAGACAGACGGCACATTCAAACGCACCATGACCATCATCATGCCGGGTAAGGACTTATCGCAGCCCGCCAAACCAACAAGCGCGTCATAGCTGTGGCCGCGCATGGTCAGTTCAACAGAGTCCGCAATCACATCCCGGGACACCAGAGACGACTTCATCCCGGCATGGCCCATCGCGATCCCATCCGTCACGGTGATGGTGGTGAATTCACGCGGACTGCCGCCCGCTTCGGCGACGCCCTTTTTAACGGCCTGAGCCTGACGGTTCAGCGAGATGTTGCAGGGGGCCGCTTCGTTCCAGCAGGTGGCGACCCCGACAAACGGACGATGAATCTCTTCTTCGGTCATGCCCATGGCGTAATAGTAAGACCGGTGCGGCGCGCGCTCCGGGCCTTCCGTCACATGGCGTGAGGGCAGCTTGGATTTATCGAATGTGAGTTTTTGACCGTCGTCAGGCATGGAAACGTCCCTTAAGAAATCGAGTGGTTTATGGCTTCTTCATAGGGCGACAGCCGCCAAAACGCCAGGATTTTGGGCGGCTCACCGCTTGTTTTGGGCGGTTCACCTCTGGCTTAGAAAACCTAGGTCAGATAGCCTTTAAACGCTCTAGGGCCTCAAGCACCTTGGCTTTGGCGTCTTCCGCCGCTTTCAGCCGGTCCTGATTTTCTTCCACCACCTCCGGCGGGGCTTTGGCGACGAACCCAGCATTTCCTAGCTTTTTGGAGATTTTAGTGATCTCGCCGTCGTGTTTGGCGATCTCTTTCGTCAAACGGGCGCGCTCCTGGTCGAGATCGATGACATCGGCCAAGGGCAGAACCAGCGTCATCGCACCGAATACCGCTTGCACTGCGCCTTTAATGCTGAGATCACCCTCCACGGCGGTAATGGAATTCAGCCGGGCATTGGCCTGAATCAGAGCGCGATGGGCCTCTAAACGGCCCCGCGCCTCAGCGTCCGCATCTTTGACGCTGATGTCCAGCTTCGCCCCGGGCGGCACGTTCATCTCGGCGCGGACCGACCGAACCGCTGAGATCAGGTCCACGACCCAATCTATGTCCTTTATGGCCATTTCCGCTTCCGCATCGGGGGCAGACAGACCGGCATAGTCGGGCCAGTGCCCGTTGA
The sequence above is drawn from the Rhodospirillaceae bacterium genome and encodes:
- a CDS encoding TonB-dependent receptor — translated: MRFISARTLLLGTVAATTMLGGQSVVSPASAQQLAVEEIVVTARQREERLQDIPLSIAAFSAADIREQGFRDLGDIVMQTSGVTFDPRASSGTGGRINSQIRIRGVATGGSLPHIQPVSLFVDGVYSLGGANVLPLNELERVEIIKGPQSAFFGRNTFAGAINYITRTPSLEEYEMVIDATAATRGIFDFSTIASAPLVEGKMAVQLAARMYARGAQYTATDGGGLGEEESNSISGVIYAEPNEDIKIKARVFYQEDDDGHPVSAFFRAQTLSPTCLGQTRDRLDDDGNPATLTLGAYYCGVVPGVGETGAPPVDLNTSLRPGLFALVRPAFDGVNGGFLPPAARPDYLIDTFVNGPPFVEGAPSIDHMGLVRKTFRTSLNLDWEFADGYNFNMTGGYNDSDLNYILDFDRTPIESWYTNDPQVSRDYSVEARISSPGEERLRWLGGATYYNQKFVTSGAGGLAINSCFGTCAVGPGLFGLPATGGNLAEVWGVYGSVSYDITEELTFDAEVRYLEDERTSEIRAGSFVQGFAATYKQWTPRFILTYRPTDETTVYAQVSRGSLPGVTNGLVAICSDETFLQPYEDPLNPGTFISISECDQLARQFPSGESQGSTPSQKLDALEIGWKQSAFDNTLNFNLTGYYYTWKNLPSGVQVRYVRDADDPNLRDRLPNQFPNTLGVSVSGKQKLWGLELESGWQATENLSMQFNASWNQNEWSEFRSTSAPFYPSNNYKGLEQARYPEWMGNLTTTYEDILINEWNWYVRGNVSYMGEQWVDFENLASIEDYFLIDAFLGVQREGLRVEVFVRNLFDDDSWVNGSRGVDFSSQGDLSFSLQGIGLVPQQKRTFGIRTNLEF
- the xth gene encoding exodeoxyribonuclease III translates to MIKIATWNVNSVKARLPNVLAWLKDFAPDVVLLQEIKTVDEAFPRMEIEDLGYNVETHGQKTYNGVAILSKSPIEDVSCGLPGDEEDVQARYMEGTVYGWLRVASIYLPNGNPINTEKFPYKLGWMDRLVTHVQSRLETEEAYVFGGDYNVIPKDDDVYDAAAFAKDALTQPESRARFQALKHLGLTDAFRSFNHAPHQYSYWDYQRGAWQKNNGLLIDHLLLSPQAADHLKDAGIDKDPRGKEKASDHTPVWCVLDES
- a CDS encoding helix-turn-helix domain-containing protein, with the protein product MRRPASPQKSPKTPDPQLAFITSAIRKADKMLHCYHPFQVRQVRQSVGGSQREFATRFSLSPRTLASWESGRRGPDRAATALLKVIAYAPEVVDAALKADPDLVGRAAEQAEHPESDERD
- a CDS encoding aldo/keto reductase; the encoded protein is MPAPSMPKKPLTRRAFSALTVAATAAAAITTRPTALKAQEKMMTRPIPSSGEALPVIGLGTSSSFIVDRSDAEAMAQRKAVIQTLLDNGGALIDTAPSYRGSEAIVGDLVKDLGVRDAAFLATKVRVEGEQDGLEELEASFDLLHSDSIDLIQVHNLVDTDRKLGTMREWRADGRYKYIGITHWRPEAQEALVPVMEQEKIDFCQFQYNIEERSAENRLLPIAAELGVATLINVPFGRGSLFEQTAGRDIPDWAAEFASSWGQFYLKFILSHPAVTCIIPATSKPKHMVDNAGAGMGRLPDAKERQRMIEYVERI
- a CDS encoding BrnT family toxin, giving the protein MSFEWDADKNRENVTKHGVRFEDAVKIFDGFTVNHLDVRSEYGEDREISIGMISGVAILVVVHTDRNGVCRIISARPAIKSERRRYEQAIRETFDT
- a CDS encoding helix-turn-helix domain-containing protein; protein product: MQQLQEKDDLEARPAEVRHLPFSVLTTGSKRLNTLHVLNHPLAFFGIGQAARACAHEDMAQEDVAKKMGTSQSYIAKLEGCTTRPTMKALKRYAAAKGSRLKLFLSHGHHNNILKLIILAGVPERRPPIQQTFGPYIPLDFLL
- the ilvD gene encoding dihydroxy-acid dehydratase, with product MPDDGQKLTFDKSKLPSRHVTEGPERAPHRSYYYAMGMTEEEIHRPFVGVATCWNEAAPCNISLNRQAQAVKKGVAEAGGSPREFTTITVTDGIAMGHAGMKSSLVSRDVIADSVELTMRGHSYDALVGLAGCDKSLPGMMMVMVRLNVPSVFMYGGSILPGTFKGKDVTVADVFEAVGQHSAGNMSDEDLFELECVACPSAGSCGGQFTANTMACVSEAMGLALPGSAGAPAPYESRDHYGEESGKAVMRLIASGLRPRDIVTRKSLENAAVVVAASGGSTNAGLHLPAIAHEAGIKFDLDDVCEIFKKTPYIADLKPGGRYVAKDVYDIGGVPVLLKALLDGGYLHGDCMTVSGKTLAENLADVKFPEDQDVIRPTSNPLTATGGVVGLKGTLAPHGAIVKVAGMANQKFRGPARCFDCEEDAFKAVEKGEYKEGDVLIIRYEGPRGGPGMREMLSTTAALYGQGMGDKVALITDGRFSGATRGFCIGHVGPEAAVGGPIALVQDGDMITLDAVEGIIDLEVDPEELAKRRSAWAPRAHDYQSGAIWKYAQTVGDAKDGAVTHPGGKAETHMYADI